One window from the genome of Candidatus Neomarinimicrobiota bacterium encodes:
- a CDS encoding endonuclease domain-containing protein — protein sequence MKNVKEVNKQKLKTIRRLHRNRPTPWELKLWQCLKNRQIDGHKFRRQVSIENYVVDFCCLELKLIIEVDGNGHLHPSQRKKDKERTENLVKWRYTIIRFFNNEIDENLNEILEIISQKCRELDT from the coding sequence ATGAAGAATGTCAAAGAAGTCAATAAACAAAAATTAAAAACTATCAGGCGGTTACATCGAAATCGACCTACACCATGGGAATTAAAATTATGGCAATGTCTGAAAAATAGACAAATCGATGGGCATAAATTCCGCAGACAGGTTAGTATTGAAAATTATGTTGTTGATTTTTGTTGTCTGGAATTGAAACTGATCATTGAAGTCGACGGCAACGGTCATTTGCATCCAAGCCAACGAAAAAAGGATAAAGAAAGAACGGAAAATCTGGTAAAATGGAGATATACCATCATTCGTTTTTTCAATAATGAAATTGATGAAAATCTCAATGAAATTTTAGAAATAATATCTCAAAAATGCAGAGAGTTGGATACCTAA
- a CDS encoding helix-turn-helix transcriptional regulator yields MGQKIRLSVVNLITRERGIFMHIGGESLTFEQQVILSLKSFRKNKKITQTQLADSIGVSRDTIARMESGKARVYLGMVRDIADALDVLLQDLLQEEENSQDVPENISPSRSDIHVEYSNKDVSLPAVPPNPNLNPVLSVVEGRNSYLDEKAVESYGEPMKEYILNHHLFWHWVPLEDLPGLSISSIVEATLNQGREEDVKWLFDTIGVEKAADVFKRGISGIRTNYNDEIISFFHAYFTRHVPKSYL; encoded by the coding sequence ATGGGTCAAAAAATACGGTTATCTGTCGTCAATTTAATAACCAGAGAAAGAGGTATTTTCATGCACATCGGAGGAGAATCATTAACATTTGAACAGCAGGTTATTCTGTCTCTCAAGAGTTTTCGGAAAAATAAGAAAATCACACAAACACAGCTAGCGGACAGCATTGGTGTATCGCGGGACACGATTGCCCGAATGGAATCTGGCAAGGCACGGGTCTATCTTGGAATGGTAAGGGATATTGCCGATGCCTTGGATGTCCTATTGCAGGATCTGCTTCAGGAAGAGGAAAACTCACAAGACGTGCCTGAAAATATTTCACCTTCTCGATCTGACATTCATGTTGAATACAGTAATAAGGATGTGTCATTGCCCGCTGTGCCTCCTAATCCTAACCTTAATCCCGTCCTGAGCGTAGTCGAAGGGCGCAATTCCTATCTCGATGAAAAAGCAGTGGAATCTTATGGGGAACCCATGAAGGAATATATTCTAAACCACCATCTTTTCTGGCATTGGGTCCCGTTAGAAGATTTGCCCGGCTTAAGTATTTCATCCATTGTGGAAGCGACGTTAAACCAAGGCCGGGAAGAGGATGTAAAATGGTTGTTTGATACAATCGGTGTAGAAAAAGCAGCTGATGTATTTAAACGGGGAATTTCCGGTATCAGAACAAATTACAATGATGAGATTATATCCTTCTTCCACGCGTATTTTACCCGTCATGTACCCAAAAGTTACCTTTAG